A single Prevotella sp. E15-22 DNA region contains:
- a CDS encoding ABC transporter permease, translating into MIKIIRHAFALIREDKLFSAIYVAGTAVAIASAMVVALILHIRISNIYPEEHRDRTVYLKSYFKNDKGAFVGYSGYSPLAVEELFSHLKCAEVVSANMDNSYVYRFTACEELGKQEMPVTMKFTDANFYRLYDFQFVSGRPYTDEQLQHAEKCIVITDVLARRVFGTTEQVAGRQLLLNYLPYRVVGVVREVSPLLVNSSADVYLPYTVNDSRSHWQSRDVSYAGGLEVTVLLKEGCTYQMLKDELEPYRAKYLSMLRQATGRDYEFSIDAQMHWARTLNFEESYDMSTGDMLYNLQYPALLMLLLLLLPAINLSGLVSNQMEARIAEMGIRKAFGAKRRTLLSEVIHENLVLTLLGGIAGYALSWLFISAMCSNTMFLALFEREYDPINSVSLQLDMFFTPTLFLIAFVCCAVLNLMAALIPAWSSLRKPIVESLNQKR; encoded by the coding sequence ATGATTAAGATCATACGACACGCCTTTGCACTCATCCGCGAAGACAAGCTCTTCTCCGCTATCTACGTCGCGGGCACAGCGGTGGCCATCGCCTCGGCAATGGTGGTGGCGCTCATCCTGCACATCCGCATCAGCAATATCTATCCTGAGGAGCACCGCGACCGCACAGTGTACCTGAAAAGCTACTTCAAGAACGACAAGGGAGCATTCGTGGGTTACTCCGGCTATTCTCCCCTTGCCGTTGAGGAACTGTTCAGCCACCTGAAGTGTGCCGAGGTGGTCAGTGCCAACATGGACAACAGCTATGTCTATCGCTTCACGGCCTGCGAGGAGCTGGGCAAGCAGGAGATGCCGGTGACGATGAAGTTCACCGATGCCAACTTCTACCGCCTCTACGACTTCCAGTTTGTCAGCGGCAGGCCCTACACCGATGAACAACTGCAGCATGCCGAGAAGTGCATCGTTATCACCGACGTGCTGGCCCGCCGGGTGTTTGGAACGACGGAGCAGGTGGCAGGCCGCCAATTGCTCCTCAACTACCTGCCCTATCGCGTTGTAGGCGTTGTCAGGGAGGTGAGTCCGCTATTGGTCAACTCCTCGGCCGATGTCTACCTGCCCTATACCGTGAATGACTCGCGCAGCCACTGGCAGAGCCGGGACGTGAGCTATGCTGGCGGTCTGGAGGTGACGGTACTGCTGAAGGAGGGCTGCACTTACCAGATGCTGAAGGACGAACTGGAACCCTACCGTGCAAAATACCTCTCGATGCTGCGACAGGCAACGGGCAGGGACTACGAGTTTAGCATTGACGCACAGATGCACTGGGCCAGGACGCTCAACTTCGAAGAATCTTACGATATGTCCACGGGCGACATGCTGTACAACCTGCAATATCCCGCCCTGCTCATGTTGCTGCTCCTGCTGCTGCCAGCCATCAACCTGAGCGGCCTAGTGTCGAACCAGATGGAGGCGCGCATTGCCGAGATGGGCATCCGCAAGGCTTTCGGCGCCAAGCGCCGGACGCTGCTCAGTGAGGTCATCCATGAGAACCTCGTGCTGACGCTCCTGGGCGGCATCGCGGGCTATGCGCTCTCGTGGCTCTTCATCAGCGCCATGTGCAGCAATACCATGTTCCTCGCACTGTTCGAGCGCGAGTACGATCCCATCAACAGCGTGTCGCTTCAGCTTGACATGTTCTTCACGCCGACGCTGTTCCTCATTGCCTTCGTCTGCTGCGCCGTGCTCAATCTCATGGCGGCCCTCATTCCTGCCTGGTCGTCGCTGCGCAAACCTATTGTTGAATCATTAAACCAGAAAAGATGA
- a CDS encoding ABC transporter permease, with the protein MSMILKSLWTRKKQNGWIFGEIAIISCLSWFIVDFLTVTFYATHFCIPAGEFEKDHLCVGQLGIVRSESASEGQAITEEEARGVYVIRDKLATMPEVASVCLTPDYLGANLRFYNWRTLALADDTTRTIGFSQFFYYQNEHFFETQGLRAIEGSPDAETLSRQIAPDGIVMTRSVAQMLFGHDHVMGKRVAMVDTRYEGGEIVHGVVGYHTIAGVVEDVKGAPNERYPYVVFFPNPGSGASAYCQLLVRLKPDADAKIFVKQLTPTLINDFRAGICVLGSLETYQQHYDKQVAHDYTMYTTLATVPLVLFGIIVVLGTLGTFWLQIRKRTEDIGIMRSFGAKRRDIFLQIWGEAAVLTALAVFTGCLVWFQVAIHWDVLSDGNAYGGSGRETDWVSQFWPHFLIVSSIQYLLLLAIVTIGMVVPTFLAMYKRPVEALQHE; encoded by the coding sequence ATGAGCATGATACTGAAGAGTCTGTGGACTCGCAAAAAACAGAACGGCTGGATATTTGGCGAGATAGCCATCATCTCCTGCCTGAGTTGGTTCATTGTCGACTTCCTCACCGTCACTTTCTATGCCACCCATTTCTGCATACCGGCAGGCGAGTTTGAGAAAGACCACCTCTGCGTGGGCCAATTGGGCATCGTCCGCAGTGAGAGTGCCTCTGAGGGGCAAGCCATCACCGAGGAAGAGGCCCGTGGGGTCTATGTCATCCGCGACAAGCTGGCCACCATGCCCGAAGTGGCATCCGTCTGCCTCACGCCCGACTATCTGGGGGCCAACCTTCGTTTCTACAACTGGCGCACGCTGGCCCTGGCCGATGACACCACGCGTACCATCGGCTTCTCGCAGTTCTTCTACTACCAGAACGAACATTTCTTCGAGACCCAGGGGCTACGCGCCATTGAGGGCAGTCCCGATGCCGAGACGCTGTCACGGCAGATTGCGCCCGACGGCATCGTCATGACCCGCAGCGTGGCGCAGATGCTCTTCGGCCACGACCATGTGATGGGCAAGCGCGTGGCGATGGTGGACACCCGCTATGAAGGAGGAGAAATCGTCCACGGTGTGGTTGGCTACCACACCATAGCTGGCGTGGTGGAGGACGTGAAGGGTGCGCCCAACGAGCGATACCCCTATGTGGTCTTCTTCCCCAATCCCGGCAGCGGGGCCAGTGCCTACTGCCAACTGCTCGTGCGGCTGAAACCCGATGCTGATGCCAAGATCTTCGTAAAGCAGCTCACGCCTACGCTGATCAACGACTTCCGCGCCGGCATCTGCGTTTTAGGCAGTCTCGAAACCTATCAACAGCACTACGACAAGCAGGTGGCCCACGACTACACGATGTACACCACGCTGGCCACGGTCCCCCTTGTTCTCTTCGGCATCATCGTCGTGCTGGGCACACTGGGCACCTTCTGGCTGCAGATACGCAAGCGCACAGAGGACATCGGCATCATGCGCAGCTTCGGCGCCAAGCGGCGCGACATCTTCCTACAGATATGGGGCGAGGCGGCCGTCCTTACCGCTCTTGCCGTCTTCACGGGCTGTCTTGTCTGGTTTCAAGTTGCCATCCACTGGGATGTGCTCTCAGATGGCAACGCCTACGGCGGCTCCGGCCGCGAGACCGACTGGGTGTCGCAGTTCTGGCCTCATTTCCTCATTGTATCCTCCATCCAGTACCTTTTGCTCCTCGCCATCGTCACCATCGGCATGGTGGTGCCTACGTTCCTTGCCATGTATAAACGTCCTGTAGAAGCCTTGCAACATGAATAG
- a CDS encoding succinate CoA transferase, which produces MAYTRMTAAEAAALIKNGENIAMSGFTPAGVAKATTKELAKIAVKEHEAGREFKVGIFTGASTGQSTDGDMANAQAIKYRAPYTTNPDFRKHVNMGEIPYNDLHLSHMAQELRYGFYGDLDWAILEVCDIEEVGNDYHVYLTAAGGISPTAARLAKRVILELNSFHNANAKFIHDVYEPLDPPYRKPIMITKVSDRIGVPYVSIPKDKVVGVVECNIPDEARAFKDSDPVTEKIGFLTAEFLVDELRKGRIPKEFLPLQSGVGSTANAILGALGQDKQVPDFNIYTEVIQNSVIEMMLNGRVKDASACSLTVSNDCLMQVYDNMDYFKDHLTLRQSEISNSPEVIRRLGVIAINTAIEVDLYGNANSTHISGTKMMNGIGGSGDFIRNAYLSIFTCPSTAKGGLISSIVPFVSHQDSSEHDVNIIVTEQGVADLRGKSPAQRAETIIENCAHPDYKPLLREYLKLAKMGQTRHELTAAFAMHDTLARKGDMHLTDFSEYLK; this is translated from the coding sequence ATGGCTTATACACGTATGACCGCTGCTGAGGCTGCAGCACTGATTAAGAACGGCGAGAACATCGCCATGAGTGGTTTTACGCCGGCTGGTGTGGCTAAGGCCACCACCAAGGAACTGGCTAAGATTGCCGTGAAGGAGCATGAGGCAGGACGCGAGTTTAAGGTGGGCATCTTCACAGGTGCCTCTACAGGACAGTCGACCGATGGCGACATGGCGAATGCTCAGGCCATCAAGTATCGTGCGCCCTATACCACCAACCCCGACTTCCGCAAGCACGTGAACATGGGTGAGATTCCCTATAACGACCTGCACCTGAGTCATATGGCGCAGGAGTTGCGCTATGGCTTCTATGGCGACCTCGACTGGGCTATCCTCGAGGTGTGCGACATCGAGGAGGTGGGCAACGACTATCATGTGTATCTCACTGCTGCTGGCGGCATCAGTCCCACGGCAGCCCGTCTGGCCAAGCGTGTCATCCTCGAGTTGAACAGCTTCCACAATGCCAATGCGAAGTTCATCCACGATGTGTATGAGCCCCTGGATCCCCCTTATCGCAAGCCCATCATGATCACCAAGGTGAGCGACCGTATCGGTGTGCCCTACGTGTCGATTCCCAAGGACAAGGTGGTGGGTGTCGTGGAGTGTAACATCCCCGACGAGGCCCGTGCCTTCAAGGACTCTGACCCTGTGACCGAGAAGATTGGTTTCCTCACGGCCGAGTTCCTCGTGGACGAGTTGCGCAAGGGTCGCATCCCCAAGGAGTTCCTGCCCCTGCAGAGTGGTGTGGGTTCAACGGCCAACGCTATCCTCGGCGCCTTGGGTCAGGACAAGCAGGTGCCCGACTTCAACATCTATACCGAGGTGATCCAGAACTCGGTCATCGAGATGATGCTCAACGGTCGTGTGAAGGACGCTTCGGCCTGCTCGCTCACCGTATCGAACGACTGCCTGATGCAGGTATATGATAACATGGATTACTTCAAGGATCACCTGACGCTGCGTCAGAGCGAGATCTCCAACTCGCCCGAGGTGATTCGCCGACTGGGTGTCATTGCCATCAACACGGCCATCGAGGTGGACCTCTACGGCAATGCCAACTCTACGCATATCAGCGGCACGAAGATGATGAACGGTATTGGCGGCTCTGGCGACTTCATCCGCAATGCCTACCTCTCTATCTTCACCTGCCCGTCAACGGCCAAGGGTGGACTCATCTCATCGATTGTGCCCTTCGTCAGCCACCAGGATTCTTCGGAGCACGATGTCAACATCATCGTCACTGAGCAGGGTGTGGCCGACCTGCGTGGCAAGAGTCCTGCTCAGCGTGCCGAGACCATCATCGAGAACTGTGCTCACCCCGACTACAAGCCGCTGCTGCGCGAGTATTTGAAGTTGGCAAAGATGGGACAGACCCGTCACGAGCTCACTGCCGCCTTCGCCATGCACGACACGCTGGCGCGCAAGGGCGACATGCACCTCACCGACTTCTCGGAATATCTGAAATAA
- a CDS encoding two-component regulator propeller domain-containing protein, with protein sequence MRKQLVLILLMACPFIGLQATHFPALTTHSVKCLAHDATNIYVLRPDGLEIVNKTTGKKTVYSKESGHFEQLGLNAIALRPDTIWVGSNYGMLTSISDGHANTTEHICNHGSYASYELMSPIGINGIVFDSKGNVVIGGDNCISVIYPSGEEMSLSFPDLHYGNEIWQMVIDPNDDIWISSTGANAGNGLIKYHVGGEIQVISDPNSQNPPFHSSKVKGMTIDNDGHLWIGSNHKDSIDVGKTEYRAKLLRYDGNEFTSYDIGPYVEVPISMMCDNHGCIWYLPTAPADYTLGISEYSKGPLCCFDHGVITRYEWDVETGYCYCVDVDGDSVYIGTDNGVLVFSDGSFHWLCDTEAGVSEPTVNKSMSSQTFDLQGRRLNTEPKHGVYIQNGKKVMR encoded by the coding sequence ATGAGAAAACAATTGGTATTAATTCTTTTGATGGCATGTCCCTTTATTGGTCTGCAGGCCACGCACTTTCCTGCACTCACGACTCACTCCGTGAAATGTCTTGCCCATGATGCAACAAACATTTATGTTTTGAGGCCGGACGGACTGGAGATTGTGAATAAGACCACAGGCAAAAAGACTGTCTATAGTAAAGAAAGCGGGCACTTTGAACAATTAGGCCTGAATGCTATTGCCTTGCGTCCTGACACAATCTGGGTGGGCAGCAACTATGGTATGCTGACAAGTATCTCAGATGGCCATGCAAATACAACGGAACATATATGTAATCATGGTTCCTATGCCTCGTATGAGCTGATGAGTCCAATAGGTATCAATGGAATCGTGTTTGACTCGAAAGGAAACGTAGTCATTGGAGGTGATAATTGCATATCGGTCATATATCCCTCAGGTGAAGAGATGTCTCTGTCATTCCCAGATCTTCACTATGGAAATGAGATATGGCAGATGGTGATTGACCCCAATGACGACATTTGGATTTCATCAACAGGTGCTAACGCAGGTAATGGGCTCATCAAATATCATGTTGGGGGAGAGATACAAGTAATAAGTGACCCAAATAGTCAAAATCCACCATTTCACAGTAGCAAAGTCAAGGGTATGACTATTGACAACGATGGACATCTGTGGATTGGCAGCAACCATAAAGATAGTATTGATGTTGGTAAGACTGAATACAGGGCAAAGTTATTAAGATATGATGGAAATGAATTTACGAGTTATGACATTGGTCCTTACGTAGAAGTCCCCATATCAATGATGTGTGATAATCATGGATGCATCTGGTACTTGCCAACGGCTCCAGCAGATTATACTTTAGGAATCAGTGAATATTCCAAGGGTCCTCTTTGCTGCTTTGACCATGGCGTGATAACTCGTTATGAATGGGATGTGGAGACTGGATACTGCTATTGCGTGGATGTGGATGGCGACTCCGTCTATATTGGCACAGACAATGGTGTGTTGGTGTTCTCTGATGGCTCGTTCCATTGGCTGTGTGATACAGAGGCAGGAGTTTCAGAGCCAACAGTAAACAAGAGCATGTCATCACAAACCTTCGATCTCCAAGGTCGTCGCCTCAATACAGAGCCCAAGCATGGGGTGTATATCCAGAATGGAAAGAAGGTGATGAGGTGA
- a CDS encoding sigma-54 dependent transcriptional regulator, protein MILVVDDDKTIRLSLKLVLERNGYETALAEEPKEAIQMIRRTPAVELVLMDMNYTRATDGEEGLTLLRQIKVLRPDLPCILMTAWGSIDLAVQGMRAGAFDFLTKPWDNGVLLERIETAVKLTVKGQESVVHRPERNPIVGTSLSAILATVARVAPTNAPVLITGESGTGKELIAEAIHRQSRRANGPFVKVNLGGISTSLFESEMFGHKKGSFTDAKADRVGRFEMAKGGTIFLDEIGELSLASQVKLLRVLQDQTYEVLGDSETRRTDVRVVCATNADLRTMVAEHTFREDLFYRINIINLHLPPLRERLEDIPLLVDHFMTEACKANGLPAVKASAEAIAYLQTLPFPGNIRELKNLVERTVLMNPPQTPPSEGGNQLLTSDAFHPLNGDQTPLPSIQGGTGGGSLSSMERTAIAASIAKNGGNLSLVAKELGISRGALYRKIEKHGL, encoded by the coding sequence ATGATTCTCGTAGTAGACGACGATAAAACCATACGCCTTTCGCTGAAGCTCGTGCTGGAACGCAACGGCTATGAGACAGCTTTGGCCGAGGAACCGAAGGAAGCCATACAGATGATTCGCAGGACGCCTGCCGTGGAGCTGGTGCTGATGGACATGAACTACACCCGTGCCACTGATGGCGAGGAGGGACTGACACTGCTGCGACAGATCAAGGTGCTGCGCCCTGATCTGCCCTGCATCCTGATGACGGCCTGGGGCAGCATCGACCTGGCTGTGCAGGGCATGCGTGCTGGTGCGTTCGACTTCCTCACCAAGCCGTGGGACAACGGTGTGCTGCTGGAACGCATCGAGACGGCTGTGAAGTTGACAGTGAAGGGGCAGGAATCTGTGGTTCATCGCCCAGAGCGCAACCCCATTGTTGGTACCTCGCTATCCGCTATCCTGGCCACCGTGGCGCGTGTGGCTCCCACCAACGCCCCTGTGCTGATAACAGGCGAGAGCGGCACGGGTAAGGAACTCATTGCTGAGGCCATCCACCGTCAGAGTCGCAGGGCCAACGGACCCTTTGTCAAGGTGAACCTCGGCGGCATCTCTACGTCGCTGTTCGAGAGTGAGATGTTTGGCCATAAAAAGGGCTCGTTTACGGATGCCAAGGCCGACCGTGTGGGGCGCTTCGAGATGGCGAAGGGCGGCACTATCTTCCTCGACGAGATAGGCGAACTGTCGCTGGCCAGTCAGGTGAAGCTGTTGCGTGTGCTGCAAGACCAGACCTACGAGGTGCTGGGCGACAGCGAGACGCGCCGTACGGATGTGCGTGTGGTGTGTGCCACCAATGCCGACCTGCGCACGATGGTGGCCGAGCATACGTTTCGCGAGGACCTGTTTTATCGTATCAACATCATCAACCTCCACCTGCCGCCCTTGCGCGAGCGCTTGGAGGATATCCCTTTGTTAGTGGATCATTTCATGACGGAGGCCTGCAAGGCCAACGGACTGCCTGCAGTGAAGGCCTCGGCCGAGGCCATCGCCTATCTGCAGACACTGCCCTTCCCTGGTAATATACGCGAGTTGAAGAACCTGGTGGAGCGCACGGTGCTGATGAACCCACCCCAAACCCCTCCCTCCGAGGGAGGGAATCAGTTACTCACCAGCGATGCCTTTCATCCTCTCAATGGCGACCAGACACCACTCCCCTCCATACAGGGAGGGACCGGGGGTGGGTCTTTATCTTCCATGGAGCGCACGGCCATTGCGGCCAGCATTGCCAAGAATGGCGGCAACCTCTCGTTGGTGGCTAAAGAGCTGGGCATCAGTCGTGGCGCACTTTATAGAAAGATTGAAAAACACGGCCTATGA
- a CDS encoding efflux RND transporter periplasmic adaptor subunit has translation MDRQIPVSEQRKKKIRKIAIAAAVAVVVLGIGAWLGSMMMPSIDRKKLMISEVDRGTIDVSVSATGNVVPAFEEIIISPISAKILEVYAHSGDSVDVGTPLLRLDLQSAEADYAKALDEQEIRRQQRAQQLASNETQLADRRMQIEVKEMELSQLEAKLRNELYLDSLGSGTRDRVRQAETTLRTAQMQLNQLRQQYQNEVKAKQADQRIQQLNDGIYERNLDAQRRTLNDARICSPRRGTLTYINTEVGSIAGGSQKIAVVSDLSHFKAECEISDNHSERVRVGGAVILRIGKERLRGTINTVTPLSKSGAITFTVVPDDMSHPRLRSGLRAEVFVITSIKDDVLRIKNGSFYSGPGDYTLFVVNGDTLLPREVKLGECNYDYIEVISGLEVGEQVVVSDMTKYKGKEKLKLSGED, from the coding sequence ATGGACAGGCAGATTCCTGTCAGCGAGCAACGCAAGAAGAAGATACGTAAGATAGCGATAGCTGCTGCGGTGGCTGTGGTGGTGCTGGGCATCGGTGCCTGGCTGGGCTCGATGATGATGCCCTCGATAGACCGCAAGAAGCTGATGATATCTGAGGTGGACCGTGGCACCATCGACGTGAGCGTGTCGGCCACGGGTAATGTGGTACCTGCTTTCGAGGAGATTATCATCTCGCCCATCAGCGCCAAGATACTCGAGGTGTATGCCCATAGTGGCGATAGCGTAGACGTGGGTACGCCCCTGCTGCGCCTTGACCTGCAATCGGCCGAGGCCGACTATGCCAAGGCACTCGACGAACAGGAGATCCGTCGCCAGCAGCGCGCCCAGCAGCTGGCTAGCAACGAAACACAGTTGGCCGACCGTCGCATGCAGATAGAGGTGAAGGAGATGGAACTGTCGCAACTGGAAGCGAAGTTGCGCAACGAACTCTATCTGGACAGTCTGGGTTCAGGCACTCGCGACCGTGTGCGACAGGCAGAGACCACGCTGCGCACGGCTCAGATGCAACTGAACCAGTTGCGCCAGCAATACCAGAACGAGGTGAAGGCGAAGCAGGCCGACCAGCGTATTCAGCAACTGAACGACGGCATCTATGAGCGCAACCTCGATGCACAGCGTCGCACACTGAACGATGCTCGCATCTGTTCGCCACGTCGTGGCACGCTTACCTATATTAATACAGAGGTGGGCAGCATCGCTGGCGGTAGTCAGAAGATTGCGGTGGTGAGCGACCTGAGTCATTTCAAGGCTGAGTGCGAGATTAGCGACAACCACAGCGAGCGTGTGCGTGTGGGTGGAGCTGTCATCTTGCGCATTGGCAAGGAGCGTCTCAGGGGCACCATCAACACCGTGACGCCGCTGAGCAAAAGTGGTGCCATCACCTTTACCGTGGTGCCCGATGATATGAGTCACCCGCGTCTGCGCTCTGGTCTCAGGGCCGAGGTCTTTGTCATCACCAGCATCAAGGACGATGTGCTGCGCATCAAGAACGGCTCGTTCTATAGCGGTCCTGGCGACTACACCCTCTTTGTCGTGAACGGCGACACGCTCTTGCCTCGCGAGGTGAAGCTGGGCGAATGCAACTACGACTACATCGAGGTCATCAGCGGCCTGGAAGTGGGCGAGCAGGTCGTCGTCAGCGACATGACGAAATATAAAGGTAAAGAAAAGTTGAAGTTGAGTGGCGAGGATTAA
- a CDS encoding PAS domain-containing sensor histidine kinase — protein sequence MKLKHYFVLLALGIVLLAGAALYAAFGSDSTLFYAVEGFVVVLLCYLGYFYRKTIRPYDTLIGGMELVKDLDLTTRLAPSGQHETDLIVRTFNDLLTRLRSEHLTLEEQYSFLSLLIEASPMGIVQCDIDGRTTSMNPAAREMLSPNIEEAMKALPMGESTTVRMTGGPQLFRISHLSFPDRGFQHPFFLIEPLTAEVRQAEKAAYERIIRMIAHEVNNSVAGIVNLIDSEPAADRLKALSAFVTRFAEVVKIPKPQLQLCDLSEEVEACQPFLENLCAGKPVHLAFCLTDEATPVHLDTVLFQQVLINIVKNAVESIGHNEGHITITTTPYQLVVTDDGCGIPAEVAQHLFTPFYSTKPQGQGLGLLLIRDILTAHGCTFSLLTDPDDHLTRFTIQFVTK from the coding sequence ATGAAGCTGAAGCATTATTTTGTTCTCCTGGCCCTGGGCATCGTGCTGTTGGCAGGCGCAGCCCTCTATGCCGCGTTTGGCAGCGACTCCACGCTGTTCTACGCTGTCGAGGGCTTTGTCGTTGTGCTGCTGTGCTATCTGGGCTACTTCTATCGCAAGACCATTCGTCCCTACGACACGCTGATTGGGGGTATGGAACTGGTGAAGGACCTCGACCTGACCACCCGCTTGGCACCATCGGGGCAGCACGAGACCGACCTCATTGTGCGCACCTTTAACGACCTGCTGACACGCCTGCGCAGCGAGCACCTCACACTGGAAGAGCAATACTCTTTTCTCAGTCTGCTGATTGAGGCCTCGCCGATGGGCATCGTGCAATGCGACATCGACGGCAGGACCACCTCGATGAACCCTGCTGCCCGTGAGATGCTGTCGCCCAACATCGAAGAGGCGATGAAGGCATTGCCCATGGGCGAGTCGACCACCGTTCGAATGACGGGCGGTCCGCAACTGTTCCGCATCAGTCACCTGTCGTTCCCTGACCGTGGCTTCCAGCATCCCTTCTTCCTTATCGAACCCCTCACAGCCGAGGTGCGCCAAGCCGAGAAGGCGGCCTACGAGCGCATCATCCGTATGATAGCCCATGAGGTGAACAACAGTGTGGCAGGCATCGTCAACCTGATTGACAGTGAGCCTGCGGCCGACCGTCTGAAGGCGCTCTCGGCCTTCGTCACGCGCTTTGCCGAAGTAGTAAAAATTCCCAAGCCGCAGTTGCAGTTGTGCGACCTGAGCGAGGAGGTGGAGGCCTGTCAGCCGTTCCTCGAAAACCTGTGCGCTGGTAAGCCTGTGCACCTGGCGTTCTGCCTCACCGACGAGGCCACGCCTGTGCATCTCGACACAGTACTCTTCCAGCAGGTGCTCATCAACATCGTGAAAAATGCGGTGGAGAGCATCGGCCACAACGAGGGACATATCACCATCACCACCACACCCTATCAGCTTGTTGTCACAGACGATGGCTGTGGTATCCCTGCTGAGGTGGCGCAGCATCTGTTTACTCCGTTCTATTCCACCAAGCCCCAAGGCCAGGGCCTCGGACTGCTGCTCATCCGCGATATCCTGACGGCCCACGGCTGCACGTTCAGTCTGCTCACTGACCCTGACGACCACCTCACGCGCTTCACTATCCAGTTTGTAACTAAATGA
- a CDS encoding TolC family protein: MNRLFFFCLALLPLSTQAQTDTLRLTLDECITMARRQSIEAAVALGELRSAYWQWRSYRADLLPEVTLSGTAPSYNKRYSSYQQADGSLSFVRNDYLGLDGGLHISQKLWPTGGTISVESSLDYLHQSGNGVSTQNQFMSLPVAITLQQPLFSVNYLKWNRRIEPLRYREAQARFLTETEQVAMQAISHYFSLLLAGEQVNIARQNLQTAEKLYEVAQAKRQMGTISENDVLQMRLNMLTARSALTNSESSRQASQFALRSFLDVEADIAPIMPEDLPLPSLDREGQGMGLSYEDVLTHALENNAQATTMRRRQIEADYAVAQARANRQSINLYAQVGYTGNADNLNGAYRNLLSNEVVQVGISIPLLDWGKRKGQRKVAESNRDIVQGQIRQQTQNFRQDIFILTEQFNNQAEQLRIACEADTIARRRYHTNVETFKIGTISTLELSDAQTAKDQARIGRITQLYNYWYYYYQLRSVALWDFEHQCDLTADVEKLISEK, from the coding sequence ATGAATAGACTCTTTTTCTTTTGTCTGGCTTTACTGCCCCTGTCGACACAAGCCCAAACGGACACCCTCCGCCTGACCCTCGACGAGTGTATTACGATGGCACGCCGCCAGAGTATCGAGGCCGCCGTGGCCTTGGGCGAACTGCGCTCGGCCTACTGGCAGTGGCGCAGCTACAGGGCCGACCTGCTGCCAGAGGTGACGCTGTCGGGTACTGCTCCCTCGTACAACAAGCGCTACAGCTCGTATCAGCAGGCCGATGGCTCGCTGTCGTTCGTACGCAACGACTACCTGGGCCTTGACGGTGGACTGCATATCTCGCAGAAGCTGTGGCCCACAGGCGGCACCATCTCTGTGGAGTCGTCCCTGGACTACCTGCATCAGTCGGGCAATGGGGTGAGCACGCAGAATCAGTTTATGTCGCTGCCCGTGGCCATCACCCTGCAGCAGCCCCTCTTCAGTGTGAACTACCTGAAGTGGAACCGTCGCATAGAGCCCTTGCGTTATCGCGAGGCCCAGGCGCGCTTCCTCACAGAGACCGAGCAGGTGGCCATGCAGGCCATCAGCCATTATTTCAGTCTGCTGCTGGCTGGCGAACAGGTGAACATCGCACGCCAGAACCTGCAGACAGCCGAAAAACTCTATGAGGTGGCCCAGGCCAAGCGCCAGATGGGTACCATCAGCGAGAACGACGTACTGCAGATGCGCCTCAACATGCTCACTGCCCGCAGCGCCCTAACCAACAGCGAGAGCAGTCGGCAGGCCAGTCAGTTTGCCCTGCGCTCGTTCCTCGACGTGGAGGCAGATATCGCCCCCATTATGCCTGAGGACTTACCACTCCCCTCCCTCGATAGGGAGGGGCAGGGGATGGGTCTTTCTTACGAGGACGTCCTCACCCATGCCCTGGAGAACAATGCCCAAGCCACCACCATGCGTCGCCGCCAGATAGAGGCCGACTATGCCGTGGCGCAGGCCCGTGCCAACCGTCAGAGCATCAACCTCTATGCCCAGGTGGGCTATACGGGCAATGCCGACAACCTCAATGGTGCCTATCGCAACCTGCTGAGCAACGAGGTGGTGCAGGTGGGCATCAGCATCCCCCTGCTGGACTGGGGCAAGCGCAAGGGACAGCGCAAGGTGGCCGAGAGCAACCGCGACATCGTGCAGGGACAGATACGTCAGCAAACGCAGAACTTCCGACAGGACATTTTTATTCTGACGGAGCAGTTCAACAACCAGGCAGAGCAACTGCGCATTGCCTGCGAGGCCGACACCATTGCCCGTCGTCGCTATCACACCAACGTGGAGACCTTTAAGATTGGTACCATCTCGACCCTGGAACTATCGGATGCGCAGACGGCCAAGGACCAGGCGCGCATTGGGCGCATCACCCAACTCTATAACTATTGGTATTACTATTATCAACTGCGCAGCGTCGCCCTCTGGGACTTCGAGCACCAGTGCGACCTGACGGCAGACGTTGAGAAACTCATTTCAGAGAAATAA